Within the Erigeron canadensis isolate Cc75 chromosome 6, C_canadensis_v1, whole genome shotgun sequence genome, the region actacGAACATGATTATTAATATCTTAATTTGTTCAAATTATGGGTCAAAAATATGGTGtatgacatttttttaatttcaagatatttgtatatgtattgaGAAAATGCTGGCTTAATTCATATTTTTCCATTATCAAATACTTTTAGTTTATATGGCATTGAAGTTCTACATAATGACTTCTTTTATCTTTACTCTAGTCTGTTCTTTCCCTATCCTTTTATTAGGCttcaaaaatttaattcaaTGACGCCACTAGAGCAATATTAGGGTCGGCATTATGTACTTACTTAGCCGCCAAGAGCAATGTTAAGTTTTCATTACACCGTCGAGATATTGGgacttaaaatttataaaaaaaacaacattggGTGTTACATTTACATACATTTACCTTTACATTCATTCTTAATTATTGTGTTTCCTATTTCTTGTGAATATGATCATTCTTTCATCAACACAAAGTAATTTGACCATCGGGGCCTGATTTAAGGTAGTGCACACTCCGAAGTCCAATACTCCAATCCCTGCATATATATCTCATCCAAtttcttgtatatattttagCCCAAGAGTCTTGGTCGGTTGGTCCAGCCCAAACTATATGTAAGTCCTTTTGAGTTTTTATTGACGCCGAGTGTTCCATGACTTCTGAAAAGTGAAAACTATATAGTTATACTAATAATCTACTACATAGTTATACTAATAatctattaatttataataccTGTCATTAAAAAGATGGGTAATCTATAATACATGTTTGACTACATACACTAGTATTGTTAAGAatatgaacattatttttatacagagttattttaaaacattaaatacCACAAAGTTTTTTATGTTCAGATTATTTAGGAAAACACTATGATTCCTTATAATATCTGGGGCATCAAATTCCATGGGCCCTTGTTGACCGTAAGAAGGAGTGGAGTCGGGTAAGGTATCGGGTACGTGGAACCCGATCGGCTACACCACTCCTTGCGTTCGGGCAGGGTTCGGCTAAGGCCCGATCGGGTAGGAATTTGGTTTATTAAACCGATCGGCTAAAGTGTTTGGGCAACAACTTTGAACGTTGGCAAGGAGTGGGTCCCCCTCCCCCCAAACGGCTAGAtctgaaatttaaaaaaaaaataaaataaattttaaccCACTTTTCTACCTTTTCACCCATGAAAACCCCATTCTTATTCCAAAATTTACACCACAACTTTCATTTTCGCCCAATTTCCATTTCATCCACAATTTCTTTTCAACCAAAATCACTACAATGGACCTTCGTGATTGTAAAATGGCTATCCAAACTCACCTAAATCACGACTCCAAACACCTCTCAAATGTCAATAACGTCATTCAGCGCATTTCTGAGAACAAAGCGGCTTACGAAGCCGCAATCAACTCACTTACTGCCACGGTTTATGCACGTAACATTGCAGAGAATGAGCATCTTGTATATCTTCGACAGAAGATCGACTGgctgaatcaagttatttttcagTTAAACGCCGCTTCTTCAACATTGACCCGGACGCTAGACCACGGGGTATTCTCGCAAGCCAATGTGGGTGGTGGTCAGGATGTACCTTACTGCTCTGACCCGGGTGAGGAGTACGTTTCTCCTCTACCAGGCGTGGCCGCCGAGTCTCCTGAGCGCTACCCCTACATTCACCGCAATGACGGTGACAGCACTGTGGACTCGGATTATTCTGATGCttagtttaagttttatttaagtattttagttttattttaagtgttttagttttatttaagtgttttttaGTCGTATTTAAGTATCTTTTATTTAAGTATGTAATATTATGTATTGTGGTTTTTAGTTTAAcgaaattatgttttatatttatatggttttaattatatgtattaaaattaaatgaaaaagaaaatgaaattgggtAAGAATTGGGTATGTATTGCCAGTGATTTGGGTAAAAATTGGATAGTTGTGAGTTGTAGAGTTTTGATTGGAGGATAAATTGGGTAAGAATTGGGTAATGAAAAAGTACTCCTTCCTACCTAATATCAATGAAGTTTAAGAAGCCAAATAATATTTTACGTGAACGCGAGTAATATGAGGCataataacaattaacaaaCAACATCactaactcttttttttttctaaatcaaATTGTTTAGTAAAAGAAgagtgatatttatacaacaaattTTAGCTATCTACAATAAAGGTATAAAACTTATTGCATAATGTACAACTGTACTATTTGTTGTAGATGTTTAAAAGttgttgtagaaatatcatttcccttagTAAAAACATAACATTTAGTAGTGAAATAAATCTACAATTGAGATGAAGTTTTACGAATGTACAAAACGAGTTTCCAATTTTTGAAATATTGCTGATATTTGGAAAATATTTTGCATGAATTTTACGTATTAACATATTTACGGAGTGATGTAGTGATTTTATAAAACTAGCAAATATATTACAACACTACAAAcgtaatatataaaaacaagattataataaataaaagaagtacTAGTCAAAAGAATACATGTGAATTGTAATAACGTGTTGATAGCTTATGTCGAagacgaaaaaaaaaattcatttgtgGGTGCTGGGATTCGAGCCCAGGTCTCCACGGCCACAACGTGGAATTCTCACCACTAAACTACACCCACATTATTTGAATGTTTGGCatttatcaattatatatactaattaatgtAAGCACAACTAATGTAAAGGTAATCAGATTGGCCGTTTTTCGATTTGATTATTAgtcctttttatattttaaatggatgaaaataaaccaaatttctatattttttttataataatgtatACTTTATTAATTCTACAAGATTTCAATGAATCAAGTAAAATTTGTCTTCATAACTTCCTTATGTAATTAGTTCATAGCTTCATATATATCTACATGCATTTATAATGGAAGTAAGGGAAAAATAACTTGTATAGActcaatcttttattttttttttatttttattaaaataggaTATAACCTTTCATTATTTTACTACTATAAGCAcccacttttatttttattaaaataagatacaatttttcacttttttaacattttaactaccaaaacttttatttttattaaaataataactaatatttaccGATTGTCTATTGTCTTTGACATAAAATCAATACCTATTTTAATTTTAGCTTTAACTattagatttataaaaataatatacaaaaGTATATATGATGCATAACATaagatacatatatgatatcGAACTAATACTCAttataatcatttattcattaattgaAGTTAAAAGAATATTTTAGAAACAACAACAACGACTTTATACATAAAGATATTTATAAGGTTCGATTCCTTTAGTGACAAAGATGTTTTAGGGTAAAAATAGAAAAGGTAAATGGGTATGGATGGATTTAATTATGGTGTTGATGTGTCATCCTAAGTTAATAAGTTTTGATGacaaaaataaatgttttaagtGACATGACAAACTACGTGGAAGCTAAGATGAACTCTTTATAGGTTATCTAGTTACATGTTGGTGTTCAAGTGTACTTTAATACATTTTTTCAACAACTTTTTACGATGCGAGTGATTAATGTAAAAACTTATCCAAAAGTTACATcccattttaacaaaaataaaagttgagtgATTAAAGTGGTAAAAAAGTGAAAGATAAGTGATTAAAATGGTAAAAAGGTGAAAAATTGCATCTCattctaataaaaataaaatgtgggTGACAAAAATGGTAAAAAGGTGAAAGGTTGAGTCTATACAAGTGATTTTTCCTGAAAGTAATGCATATGTGAGCAGTGAAAACCAACCATTTTATTCAATTCTTACTTGAATTAACTAacaataatgtttttaatttatttttggggGTTCAAATGATATCTATCAATGTATGTATAACATGGAGTGTATGTATTTAATTTCTtacctttttcttgaaatgaaaGCTGTCACTTCGTTTCCGTATTTGGATCACTTATAGACTATATTGGGCTCACTTCAAGCCCAAACTAACTTCAAATttccttttttggttttttagttCATCTGGGCAGCTGGCTTACACTTTGGCAGAGACCTCATAAGTCATAGCTAAAACGAGTCTTGCcgttcacaaaaaaaaaaagagccaAAACGAGTCTTTATCTCACATTTTTACATCTATGTTGACTaaatttttgggtaaaaggatTACCCTGGTTATGAtatattaacttaatttttgaCCAGCAGAATAGGTAGTCAGTAGTCACATTAACATAAAACCAACgaatgattatatattaaataaacataagAAATAAGATTAAGCAAGTCATATAGCTCATGATTTCATAATAAAAGAATCTCCAAAGTAGTGTAATTAGTTAGTAGATACATGAACAATTTCACTATCTTCAATTTCTTGTTCCTTTTCACTCTCTTTTGCAGCCAATTCCTCTGCTTCCTTTGCCTTAGCTTTAGCCTCTTCATTCTCCTTCCTCTTCACATCAAAAAACTCAATGAGTCCACCAAGAACGATATCCGGGTCATCGTCTTTAAGTAGTTGCTCCGCGACTTCAGCCGGGGTAATCTCAACCTCACGAATCAAACCCTCgattttttcaaacattttgtGCTCGGTAATACCAAGATAGTTAGACGCAAGCAATCGGAACCCACACGGGGTACAGTACGACATATGAATGTGCACGTCCATACGACCCGGGCGTAGAAGTGCAGGGTCAAGCTTGTCTTTACGATTAGttgtaaatataattattctTTCGTCGCCACAACTTGACCATAACCCGTCGATAAAATTAAGGAACCCCGACAACGTTACCCTTTGTTGTTCTTCGATAAAACCACCTCGGCGACGAGATTCTCGAGCAAATACTTTAACAGCCTCTCTATCCACCCGATCATGTAATTCAACCGAGCAATCTATGTCCTCCACCACTAATATAGACCGGTTAGCGGTCCCAACCAACAACCTCCTCAACTCGGAGTTTGACCTTATCTCGGTCAACTCCAAgtcatatatatcaaatttcaaGTGATTCGCCATCGCCGCGATCAAGCTTGATTTGCCGGTCCCAGGAGGACCGTACAATAAGTAGCCTCTTTTCCACGCCTTTCCGACTTTTTTGTAATAGTCTCTCCTCTCCACAAACCTATCCAAATCCTTCATCACTTTTTCCTTGACGTCATCATCCATTGCCAGCGTGGCAAAGTTTGACGGATGGTCAAGATTAACCGGGGTCCATGCGGTTGGGAGACCCGAATAACGGTTATTTGGATCAACCGTGAATAGCTTCACGGTTTTCTcttcttgtttttttgttttggcaTCGTTAATAATAAAAGGTAAGTAGTCGTTCAACGCGAGATCTTTATGGCTTTTATGAAATGTAAGTTCCAACGATCGTTGATCGGATCTGGAAGAAGATCCGTTCATATCGTTGTGATCATAATATTCCCTCGTTGGTGACTTTTTAGACACCAACGACCACTTAAATTTAACCCCATTATAAACATCAATAAACTCTTCATTTATTTCCATAGCAACACTGATATTTTTGTCACTAACACCCTTAGTGACTTTTAGACGTCCGATATCGGGTGTGACACGAGCTGCAAGGTACACTTGTGTCGTGTTATAAATCTCGTTTTCTCGAAAACCATCGAATTCGTAGATCACCATGGTTAATTGTCTGGATAGTTTGTTGATGAAACTACGGAAACCAAGATATAAATAATCTTGGACTTCAGGTGGCAAGTAATCGCGAGAAATGCTGCGAACCACCATCGCGGTCGCAGCGACAGATCCGATAGTGGAAACGACTGTTTTTGCCATGGCCATTTTAGATTCATTTGAtgaagacattttttttttttaataatgaaagGGTTGTTAGGATTTACTACTATCTTGTAATAAGGAAATGTATGGGGATCAAAGGGTTGGTTTTTTgttgtaataaataaaaattatatgatgtGTGTTTTTATAGGGTGTGAGGTAGGATGTGTTGACTTCAGtttacttttagaaaataaggTATCAAGTGGGGTTAGGTGTGTAGACGTAGTAAACAAGGAAAACGGACCCCTTCCTAGAAGGTGTTACAATTGACTTGCGTCAACCCATAAATGTGTGATGATCACGcagaaaaaaattcaaatttttacaGAGTTGTAGACAATGATCGATTTTTCAATTAAATGGTTCAAGTAAGTCATCCAGTAATTTTTAGTAATATGTAGGTTATGCTTAGTTTCTTCTTTTTGCAgctaaaaagaaagaaaatttgtttgtttatttttattattatttttgttattatgtgACGTTGATGATAGAATATAATTACGTAAGACTATCTATACAGGGAGGAAAACCCCttacatactttttttaaaccataaaaatcatgagagcccaaacatttatttaaaatattaaaaatttgataTGTAAAGGGTTTTCAAcaaagttgggtgcataacagcctcatagtCACTTTTCccaattataaattaatggTATGACTCTCACGCAATGGCGtactatatatactagctagAATTGTATTTGCACGATACTGTgacaaatatatatctaatttattCGATGAGAATATGCTGTTAAAAGGATTGAGAGTGACTTTCATTGCTACCGCCTTTAGACTAAGAGGAGTGTATAGAAATGGACTTACGGCATGTGTCATGTTGTGTAAGAAGAGTTGCTCCTTAAAAAAAGTAGAAATGAGTGAATTTTGGAGAGTGGAGCGACTTGCGTCATGTGCCATGTAGGGTAAGgaaatattgtatatatatagagggggatgagaaaataataataataaaaaaggaatATTCCTTGTCCTTTTTCTTGATCCACGCAAAAGTCAAAAGAGGGGGAGCGACTTGTAGGGGTCGCTGGAAGGAGAAGTCGGCGAGGGTGGTGGAGTTCATGGCGACTTTGACCGACTTTGGGTGAGGAACGGGCTAAGAGTTGTCCAATCCTTTTAGTCTTATATTAGTTCGTACTAGTTGTATGGAAAAGAGTGTCATGGTCTCATGGACTCATGGTTATAACAGTTGTGACAAAACTTAGTTGGCAAAATTAATCCCCATCCAATATGTTGATCAATATCAGACTTCAATAAGTTGGCCGTTCCTATAAAAATATGTTACAGTAAAGAATTCACTATATTAGCCAACATGTAATGTTGTGAAAAAATTGTGAAGACATATTGGTTGGTTCAGAACATTGAAGGcagaaattcaaaagaaattgGTAGGTAGTACGGAACATTTGAAGATATATTGATAGGTATTGTTCATATATTGAAGGGAAAACTCAAGACAAATTGCTAGGTaaagaagattcaagacacTAGATATTCGACATTCAAGACACAAGCGTAGGTGCTCAAGACTCTAGGTATTCGACATTCATGACACAATTGAtatcttttttcatttatatcatCCTCCATTAGAAAAGACATACAAATTTTGATTTACTCAACACACtgtacaacttttataacataTTGTACAAGTTAGTAAAACATATATGTGGTAAATATAATTcttgtggtacgaatatcacttccccaATTGATAGGTTAAATGTAAACACATGAACAAAAACTgggaaaatgattaatgaacatatgaataaatataatatcttgaaaatgaaaaatcacAATACcctataaaagaaaaaaaaaacaaatgacaaaactaatttataaaaaaacaaatttattcGGGGCATAAAAACACCAACGCTGGAAAAGTTATAGATCTTGTCATCATTCTAatttctatctatatctatatgatcatatctatctatatcatCGATCGATCTATCTATATACCTATTCACTATCAATGTCTATATCGAATTGGAGCAAGTGAGCAACATACTTGTCCATGGCTATACAATCAAATCAAAGATTAAATTAACacattaattaaactaaaattatattttaacccgctgtaaaaataaaaacaaaaataataaataaataaagaaatttaCTAGAAAAACACACAACttgaggtaaaaaaaaatagtggtCTCTTTGGTGTTTTTCATGATAGTTGAAGcctttttttgattttttcatatcTTTCTCAATCTTTGTCTCTTATTGTGAACTACAACTAACGAACCAGTTAATCATGAATTACCCCTCAACCCTTAACGACCTGCATTGGGTGGCGGCAATGTACCCATTCGGATACGCTTGCTCGCACATCAACCCACTTCCATACCCACCATCCTTAGCTTGTTACTTTAATTCATAAATTAGCAAAACTCAAATTTATATCATTACTATACTGGTATCTCATAATTAGTAATGGGCAAAAATCGGGTTTGACCTAACCAGATTCGAACCGAATCGGTTTTTGGTCAACAGGACCAAAACCAAATTTGATCCAACCCAAACCTGTTTCAACCTAGTTTTAGGTCAAATATGGACCGGATTttatcatgattttttttttgttgcaaaaaACTGAATTCGGCCCGATTTTAACGGTTTTTGAAAACCCAAAATCCACATCGGTTTTGACTTCGGGTTTTTATTCGGTTTCAAGTTCGGGTTTTCTTTCCCATCtcaacatataatatatatcaatcattcatataaacaaaacataataaatatataaataagagtTAAATGTGAATACCAAAATAGAAAACAATACTCACTTTCTTTACATTTATTAGACTCTCCCCCGTTTCTTTTCACTTTCATTTCTTCtctcttttcatctaacaaTTAACTTTCCAAATATAGAATAGTCCTTTATTTTCAATGTACTATTTGAATCAAGTCTTTCTACAAGAATTGTTAAGTTGTACACTAGTTCTCAAAACATTACTTAAATTGAGAAGCAGAAGTACTGTATCTATAACAATTATATTAGTACATTAAATGGAAAGAGCATTAGTTTTGATTAAGGGTAATGATCTGTATATACTACTTTTTAACAATCACCAAAAATgcataatattattgtttagtGAAACATCATAAAGTATATTTGGTGAcgtatgattaaaaaaaatatgatgattTGATCAATCATATGGCCCACTAATACACTTTGCGCGCTCTACTTTTGAGGGGGTTACAACGAATTTCTAGTACCGTAATGATCTTGTTCAAATGCTATATAAGGGGCAAAGATGTAGTGCCACACTTGTGGGtaattggcaagttttggcaagaAATAAGCTAATCACAAGCCGCCACGTGTCCGATTAAAAAAAAGCCAATTTTAGCTAAAAGCTTGCCAAATGTGATGCTATAGTGCCGATTATTGTACCGATTTGCCAATTCTCCCTTTTCTTTGATTTAAaggaaaaagacaaaaaaaaactttccgataacgctcccaacgttcataTGCATcagccaaaactagccgatttTGCTTGCCAAAACTTGCCGATTTTGCTTGCCGAAACTTGCCGATTCACGTGCTATAGTTTTGCCGATTTACCGATTTTGCCGATGGTTTTTGCTGATGGCTTTaaccgactacacccttgcccctaaacTTCAGACTCTACTTTTTTTATGATGGCCTGTGAGTAATTCATTAGTAGCTTTAATTAGAATCGGAGGGTTTCCATTTTCTGGTTTAGCCAACTAGCCAAGTCTATTGCATGTCACAATTACACAAAAGATAATACCTGTACGTACCCTTAATTTATAGGAAGTGTTCCATGCAcaccatatttttgtcatacataacaatatatgcattatatgattatactgtacaactatataatacatatgAGGTTGTGTATGACTGAAGTATGTTGTGTAAGGATCATTTCCTTAGATGTGGAAATGATGTGAAAAAAATTACTATATACATAAACAAAGACGTAGaagtcttcaatcttcatcGCTTTATGCcttttaagtgtaaattaattaatcagtCTGAAATCTGCAGAAGGAATGATAACAAACCGACCCCCAAATTtgacttatttttaaaataagaaatagGTTTGACCAGTTACATTTTACCCAAGGGACTTTGGTCATAGTGGTATGTGTAGTGAAGTATAACTAGTATAAGGTTGTACGTTTTAAAGTCTCATGGTGTAAATATTATGGATTGgtaatatttacaaaaatatatataaaaaattaaacgAACTTGTAATTTAGTATTTTCAAAAGaagaatttttttaatgtatatttttaatttaccgataaaataatttatactttttaaaatgtGAATATAAATTCTTATGTGAATTGAATTACCATCATTAATAGAAAGATAGATTGAAAAATAGAtaagttt harbors:
- the LOC122605069 gene encoding protein HYPER-SENSITIVITY-RELATED 4-like; this encodes MSSSNESKMAMAKTVVSTIGSVAATAMVVRSISRDYLPPEVQDYLYLGFRSFINKLSRQLTMVIYEFDGFRENEIYNTTQVYLAARVTPDIGRLKVTKGVSDKNISVAMEINEEFIDVYNGVKFKWSLVSKKSPTREYYDHNDMNGSSSRSDQRSLELTFHKSHKDLALNDYLPFIINDAKTKKQEEKTVKLFTVDPNNRYSGLPTAWTPVNLDHPSNFATLAMDDDVKEKVMKDLDRFVERRDYYKKVGKAWKRGYLLYGPPGTGKSSLIAAMANHLKFDIYDLELTEIRSNSELRRLLVGTANRSILVVEDIDCSVELHDRVDREAVKVFARESRRRGGFIEEQQRVTLSGFLNFIDGLWSSCGDERIIIFTTNRKDKLDPALLRPGRMDVHIHMSYCTPCGFRLLASNYLGITEHKMFEKIEGLIREVEITPAEVAEQLLKDDDPDIVLGGLIEFFDVKRKENEEAKAKAKEAEELAAKESEKEQEIEDSEIVHVSTN